Proteins co-encoded in one Malus sylvestris chromosome 9, drMalSylv7.2, whole genome shotgun sequence genomic window:
- the LOC126582651 gene encoding protein FAR-RED ELONGATED HYPOCOTYL 3-like isoform X1 — protein MMFSDSNQLKLNNLTMDIDLRLPSGEHGKEDEEPHEIDNLLEHEEKVHNGDIASENIEDVRDEVRAEDGGDLNYPTPDMVVFKEDTNLEPLFGMEFESHGEAYSFYQEYARSMGFNTAIQNSRRSKTSREFIDAKFACSRYGTKREYDKSYNRPRARQNKQDPENPTGRRSCSKTDCKASMHVKRRPDGKWVIHNFVKEHNHELLPAQAVSEQTRKMYAAMARQFAEYKNVVGLKSDPKNPFDKGRNLALEAGDLKILLEFFTQMQSMNSNFFYAVDLGEDQRLKSLFWVDAKSRHDYIHFSDVVSFDTTYVRNKHKMPLALFVGVNQHYQFVLLGCALVSDESTSTFSWLMQMWLKAMGGQAPKVIITDHDKSIKSVVVEVFPNAYHCFCLWHILGKVSENLGHVIKQHESFMAEFEKCIHRSSTNEEFEKRWWEILENFELKEDGWTQLLYEDRKQWVPTYMRDVCLAGMSAGQRSDSVNSFFDKYVHKKTTVQEFLKQYEAILQDRYDEEAKADYDTWNKPPTLRSPSPLEKSVSGLYTHAVFKKIQGEVLGAVACHPKRERQDETGTIFKVQDFEKNEDFIVTWNEMKTEVSCVCCLFEYKGYLCRHALIVLQICGLSAIPSQYVLKRWTKDAKNRHLVGEDSDIVLSRVQKFNDLCQRAMKVIEEGTLSQESYSVACRALEEAFGNCVSVNNSSKSLLEAGTSVTHGLLCIEDDNQNRSMSSKTNKKKNPTKKRKVNSEPEVMAVGAQDSLQPMEKLNSRAVTLDGYYAAQPNVQGMVQLNLMAPTRDNYYGNQQTIQGLGQLNSIAPSHDGYYSAQQSMHGLGQMDFFRTPTGYAYGIRDDPNVRTAPLHEDASRHA, from the exons ATG aTGTTCTCTGATAGCAACCAGTTAAAACTAAATAACCTCACCATGGACATAGATCTACGGCTACCTTCTGGTGAGCATggcaaagaagatgaagagccACATGAAATTGATAACTTATTGGAACATGAAGAAAAAGTGCATAATGGAGATATAGCGAGTGAAAACATTGAGGATGTTAGAGATGAAGTACGCGCTGAAGATGGTGGGGATTTGAATTATCCTACACCAGATATGGTAGTGTTTAAAGAGGATACGAATCTTGAGCCGCTTTTTGGTATGGAATTTGAATCACATGGTGAAGCATACTCCTTTTATCAGGAGTATGCTCGGTCTATGGGGTTCAACACTGCAATCCAAAATAGCCGCCGTTCAAAGACATCGAGAGAATTTATTGATGCAAAATTTGCTTGTTCTAGATATGGAaccaagcgtgagtatgacaaGTCGTATAATAGACCACGTGCCAGACAGAACAAGCAAGATCCAGAAAATCCGACTGGTCGGCGATCATGTTCAAAGACAGACTGCAAAGCTTCAATGCATGTGAAGAGAAGACCAGATGGTAAATGGGTTATACATAATTTTGTGAAGGAGCATAACCACGAGCTTTTACCAGCTCAAGCAGTCAGTGAACAGACAAGAAAAATGTACGCTGCAATGGCTAGACAATTTGCTGAATACAAAAATGTGGTTGGTCTAAAAAGTGATCCCAAAAATCCTTTCGATAAAGGTAGGAATTTGGCATTAGAGGCAGGAGATTTGAAGATTTTGCTTGAGTTTTTCACGCAGATGCAGAGTATGAATTCCAACTTCTTCTATGCTGTAGATCTGGGAGAAGACCAACGGCTGAAAAGTTTGTTTTGGGTTGATGCCAAAAGTAGGCATGACTACATCCATTTCAGTgatgtagtgtcttttgataCTACCTACGTTAGGAACAAACATAAGATGCCTCTTGCTTTATTTGTTGGAGTGAATCAACACTATCAGTTCGTGCTGCTAGGATGTGCTTTGGTATCAGATGAAAGTACATCAACTTTTTCTTGGCTAATGCAGATGTGGTTGAAAGCTATGGGTGGACAAGCTCCAAAAGTAATAATCACGGACCATGACAAGTCGATAAAATCAGTTGTTGTGGAGGTCTTTCCAAATGCTTatcattgtttttgtttgtggCATATTTTGGGGAAGGTTTCTGAAAATCTTGGCCACGTGATTAAACAGCATGAAAGTTTTATGGCGGAATTTGAAAAGTGCATCCACAGGTCATCTACAAATGAAGAGTTTGAAAAAAGATGGTGGGAAATTCTTGAGAATTTTGAACTGAAAGAGGATGGATGGACTCAGTTGTTGTATGAAGATCGAAAACAGTGGGTACCAACATACATGAGGGATGTTTGTTTGGCTGGGATGTCTGCAGGTCAGCGATCTGATAGTGTGAACTCCTTTTTTGACAAGTATGTGCATAAGAAGACCACTGTTCAAGAGTTCCTGAAACAGTATGAAGCAATCCTACAGGATAGGTATGATGAAGAAGCCAAAGCAGATTATGATACATGGAACAAACCGCCAACTTTGAGATCTCCTTCACCTTTGGAGAAGAGTGTCTCAGGGCTGTACACACATGCAGTATTCAAGAAAATTCAAGGTGAGGTTTTAGGTGCAGTTGCTTGTCACCCTAAACGGGAAAGACAAGATGAGACGGGCACCATTTTCAAAGTGCAAGATTTtgaaaagaatgaagatttCATTGTAACATGGAATGAAATGAAGACAGAGGTTTCTTGTGTATGCTGCTTATTTGAATATAAAGGTTATCTTTGTAGACATGCATTGATTGTTCTTCAAATATGTGGCCTATCTGCAATCCCATCTCAATATGTATTAAAACGTTGGACAAAAGATGCAAAGAACCGGCATTTGGTGGGAGAAGATTCCGACATTGTACTGTCCAGGGTGCAAAAGTTTAATGATTTATGTCAACGGGCAATGAAAGTGATCGAGGAAGGAACTCTATCTCAGGAGAGCTACAGTGTTGCATGCCGTGCACTAGAAGAAGCTTTTGGAAATTGTGTGAGTGTAAATAATTCTAGTAAGAGTCTGTTAGAAGCTGGCACATCAGTCACTCATGGCCTGCTTTGCATTGAAGACGATAACCAAAATAGAAGTATGAGCagcaaaacaaacaagaaaaagaatccAACGAAGAAAAGAAAG GTGAACTCTGAGCCGGAGGTTATGGCTGTTGGGGCACAAGACAGCTTGCAACCAATG GAGAAATTGAACTCAAGAGCAGTAACACTTGATGGCTATTATGCTGCCCAACCGAATGTGCAAGGAATG GTACAATTGAATCTAATGGCACCTACGCGGGATAACTACTATGGGAATCAACAGACCATTCAGGGGCTT GGACAACTGAATTCTATAGCTCCAAGCCATGATGGTTATTACAGTGCGCAGCAAAGCATGCATGGGCTG GGACAGATGGATTTTTTCAGAACACCAACTGGTTACGCTTATGGAATTCGG GATGACCCCAACGTAAGAACCGCTCCATTGCATGAAGATGCATCCAGACATGCTTAA
- the LOC126581962 gene encoding probable protein S-acyltransferase 19, whose protein sequence is MVRKHGWQLPAHTFQVGAITVFCLLVVAFYAFFAPFLGGRIWEYVLIGGYSPVALLVFILYVRCTAINPADPGIMSKFGNGVPNGINPNHRLSAKDLPRKFDEATTGHSSPSSVSRSSLAGANSSRKGSVGELGVVNIPEEPTAGNCIGGICCALFVHEDCRKPQEGATENQGGEDALFCTLCNAEVRKFSKHCRSCDKCVDGFDHHCRWLNNCVGHKNYMTFICLMATSLLWLVIEAGVGIAVLVRCFVNKTNMEAEIIDRLGNGFTRPPFATVVAVCTAVSMLACVPLCELFFFHMILIRKGITTYEYVVAMRAMSEAPGGTSVDEAFQNYMHSPTGSATTGLSGGSSLGLQYKGAWCTPPRVFVDYQEEVVPHLEPGMVPSTIDPDAAGTTEREQKGPKRPVRISAWKLAKLDSTEAMRAAAKARASSSVLRPLDKPDLELSSSGNMSVRSSLSTDTGANKEMKNDLRLSRNSYAPSQGSRDEYETGTQSVSSFSSPTHVQEAVTLSPLPQALGVGRFSSATSVPSLVPDRPLTAKATLPNVSMGFDERIMQRGSTADPLQLSAPIMQRGSTTGFDERIMQRGSTADPLQLSAPIMQRGSTTDSMLLSAPPTSLFRDVRRTSVVWDQEAGRYVSVPVSASEARNRSSIQTGFSNPNAEASHSRRPVIPPQVPSSSVAKPPAQVAEKLMYTGDSIFFGGPLLSVPVRDNLRNERDLGSREGQERAGLNLPRESRFRRDSTSNQLPVFIPGGFENNSSFWPGSK, encoded by the exons ATGGTGAGAAAACATGGATGGCAACTGCCTGCTCACACCTTCCAG GTTGGCGCTATTACTGTATTCTGCTTGTTAGTGGTTGCCTTCTATGCTTTCTTTGCTCCCTTCCTTGGAGGCCGTATCTGGGAATATGTTTTGATTGGTGGTTACTCTCCTGTG GCACTGCTCGTCTTCATTCTTTATGTTCGATGTACTGCAATAAACCCTGCAGATCCTGGAATTATGTCCAAGTTTGGAAACGGAGTTCCAAATGGTATCAATCCAAATCACAGGTTATCAGCAAAAGACTTGCCGAGAAAGTTCGATGAAGCCACCACAGGCCATTCTTCTCCATCATCAGTTTCCAGAAGTTCTTTGGCTGGAGCTAACTCTAGTAGGAAAGGGTCAGTAGGAGAACTTGGGGTTGTAAATATTCCGGAAGAACCCACAGCTGGGAATTGCATTGGAGGAATTTGCTGTGCGTTGTTTGTACACGAAGATTGCCGCAAACCACAGGAAGGGGCAACTGAGAATCAGGGTGGTGAAGATGCTTTGTTCTGCACATTGTGCAATGCTGAG GTCCGCAAGTTCAGCAAACACTGTAGAAGTTGTGATAAATGCGTGGATGGGTTTGATCACCACTGTCGG TGGCTTAACAATTGCGTCGGACACAAAAATTACATGACTTTTATATGTTTGATGGCCACCAGTCTTCTTTGG CTTGTTATTGAAGCTGGAGTTGGTATTGCTGTCCTGGTGCGCTGCTTTGTTAATAAGACAAACATGGAGGCAGAAATTATTGATAGACTTGGAAATGGTTTCACACGTCCCCCATTTGCAACGGTTGTG GCTGTATGCACTGCAGTTTCTATGCTGGCATGTGTTCCACTTTGCGAACTGTTCTTCTTCCACATGATACTTATTAGGAAG GGTATTACAACCTATGAGTATGTTGTGGCGATGCGAGCGATGAGTGAGGCACCTGGAGGAACATCTGTTGATGAGGCTTTCCAAAATTACATGCACTCCCCAACAGGATCGGCTACCACTGGCTTGAGTGGAGGAAGTTCTTTAGGTCTGCAATACAAGGGTGCATGGTGTACCCCTCCCAGAGTATTTGTGGATTATCAG GAGGAAGTTGTACCACATTTGGAGCCTGGAATGGTCCCATCAACTATTGATCCAGACGCAGCTGGAACTACAGAAAGAGAGCAAAAAGGTCCTAAAAGGCCTGTCCGCATTAGTGCTTGGAAGCTTGCAAAATTGGATTCCACTGAGGCCATGAGAGCAGCAGCCAAGGCCAGGGCATCATCCTCCGTTCTACGACCACTGGATAAACCTGATCTTGAACTCAGTTCAAGTGGCAATATGAGTGTGCGGAGTAGTTTAAGCACTGATACGGGGGCAAATAAAGAGATGAAGAATGATCTGAGGTTGTCAAGAAATTCCTATGCTCCAAGTCAAGGTAGCCGAGATGAGTATGAAACTGGGACTCAAAGCGTAAGTAGCTTCAGTAGTCCGACCCATGTTCAAGAAGCAGTCACACTTAGCCCTCTGCCACAGGCTCTGGGTGTGGGACGTTTTAGCTCTGCCACTTCAGTCCCCAGCTTAGTTCCTGACCGTCCATTAACTGCCAAGGCAACATTGCCTAATGTCAGCATGGGATTTGATGAAAGGATCATGCAGAGGGGAAGTACAGCTGATCCGTTACAACTTTCAGCTCCAATTATGCAGAGGGGAAGTACTACGGGATTTGATGAAAGGATCATGCAGAGGGGAAGTACAGCTGATCCGTTACAACTTTCAGCTCCAATTATGCAGAGGGGAAGTACTACTGATTCAATGCTGCTTTCAGCTCCACCTACTTCTCTTTTCAGGGATGTCCGAAGGACATCTGTTGTTTGGGACCAAGAAGCAGGGCGATACGTCTCAGTTCCTGTGTCGGCTTCTGAAGCTCGAAACCGGTCATCCATACAAACAGGATTTTCAAATCCTAATGCAGAAGCAAGCCATAGTAGAAGACCAGTTATTCCGCCACAGGTGCCTTCATCTTCTGTAGCAAAGCCTCCAGCACAAGTAGCAGAGAAACTGATGTACACAGGGGATTCTATATTCTTTGGTGGCCCGCTTTTGAGTGTACCAGTGAGGGATAATTTGAGAAATGAAAGGGATTTGGGTTCAAGAGAGGGCCAAGAGAGGGCAGGGCTGAACTTGCCTAGGGAATCCAGATTCAGACGTGATTCTACCTCAAACCAGCTTCCTGTGTTTATTCCGGGGGGTTTTGAGAACAACTCTTCTTTTTGGCCTGGTTCAAAATAG
- the LOC126582651 gene encoding protein FAR-RED ELONGATED HYPOCOTYL 3-like isoform X2, with translation MMFSDSNQLKLNNLTMDIDLRLPSGEHGKEDEEPHEIDNLLEHEEKVHNGDIASENIEDVRDEVRAEDGGDLNYPTPDMVVFKEDTNLEPLFGMEFESHGEAYSFYQEYARSMGFNTAIQNSRRSKTSREFIDAKFACSRYGTKREYDKSYNRPRARQNKQDPENPTGRRSCSKTDCKASMHVKRRPDGKWVIHNFVKEHNHELLPAQAVSEQTRKMYAAMARQFAEYKNVVGLKSDPKNPFDKGRNLALEAGDLKILLEFFTQMQSMNSNFFYAVDLGEDQRLKSLFWVDAKSRHDYIHFSDVVSFDTTYVRNKHKMPLALFVGVNQHYQFVLLGCALVSDESTSTFSWLMQMWLKAMGGQAPKVIITDHDKSIKSVVVEVFPNAYHCFCLWHILGKVSENLGHVIKQHESFMAEFEKCIHRSSTNEEFEKRWWEILENFELKEDGWTQLLYEDRKQWVPTYMRDVCLAGMSAGQRSDSVNSFFDKYVHKKTTVQEFLKQYEAILQDRYDEEAKADYDTWNKPPTLRSPSPLEKSVSGLYTHAVFKKIQGEVLGAVACHPKRERQDETGTIFKVQDFEKNEDFIVTWNEMKTEVSCVCCLFEYKGYLCRHALIVLQICGLSAIPSQYVLKRWTKDAKNRHLVGEDSDIVLSRVQKFNDLCQRAMKVIEEGTLSQESYSVACRALEEAFGNCVSVNNSSKSLLEAGTSVTHGLLCIEDDNQNRSMSSKTNKKKNPTKKRKVNSEPEVMAVGAQDSLQPMEKLNSRAVTLDGYYAAQPNVQGMVQLNLMAPTRDNYYGNQQTIQGLGQLNSIAPSHDGYYSAQQSMHGLMDFFRTPTGYAYGIRDDPNVRTAPLHEDASRHA, from the exons ATG aTGTTCTCTGATAGCAACCAGTTAAAACTAAATAACCTCACCATGGACATAGATCTACGGCTACCTTCTGGTGAGCATggcaaagaagatgaagagccACATGAAATTGATAACTTATTGGAACATGAAGAAAAAGTGCATAATGGAGATATAGCGAGTGAAAACATTGAGGATGTTAGAGATGAAGTACGCGCTGAAGATGGTGGGGATTTGAATTATCCTACACCAGATATGGTAGTGTTTAAAGAGGATACGAATCTTGAGCCGCTTTTTGGTATGGAATTTGAATCACATGGTGAAGCATACTCCTTTTATCAGGAGTATGCTCGGTCTATGGGGTTCAACACTGCAATCCAAAATAGCCGCCGTTCAAAGACATCGAGAGAATTTATTGATGCAAAATTTGCTTGTTCTAGATATGGAaccaagcgtgagtatgacaaGTCGTATAATAGACCACGTGCCAGACAGAACAAGCAAGATCCAGAAAATCCGACTGGTCGGCGATCATGTTCAAAGACAGACTGCAAAGCTTCAATGCATGTGAAGAGAAGACCAGATGGTAAATGGGTTATACATAATTTTGTGAAGGAGCATAACCACGAGCTTTTACCAGCTCAAGCAGTCAGTGAACAGACAAGAAAAATGTACGCTGCAATGGCTAGACAATTTGCTGAATACAAAAATGTGGTTGGTCTAAAAAGTGATCCCAAAAATCCTTTCGATAAAGGTAGGAATTTGGCATTAGAGGCAGGAGATTTGAAGATTTTGCTTGAGTTTTTCACGCAGATGCAGAGTATGAATTCCAACTTCTTCTATGCTGTAGATCTGGGAGAAGACCAACGGCTGAAAAGTTTGTTTTGGGTTGATGCCAAAAGTAGGCATGACTACATCCATTTCAGTgatgtagtgtcttttgataCTACCTACGTTAGGAACAAACATAAGATGCCTCTTGCTTTATTTGTTGGAGTGAATCAACACTATCAGTTCGTGCTGCTAGGATGTGCTTTGGTATCAGATGAAAGTACATCAACTTTTTCTTGGCTAATGCAGATGTGGTTGAAAGCTATGGGTGGACAAGCTCCAAAAGTAATAATCACGGACCATGACAAGTCGATAAAATCAGTTGTTGTGGAGGTCTTTCCAAATGCTTatcattgtttttgtttgtggCATATTTTGGGGAAGGTTTCTGAAAATCTTGGCCACGTGATTAAACAGCATGAAAGTTTTATGGCGGAATTTGAAAAGTGCATCCACAGGTCATCTACAAATGAAGAGTTTGAAAAAAGATGGTGGGAAATTCTTGAGAATTTTGAACTGAAAGAGGATGGATGGACTCAGTTGTTGTATGAAGATCGAAAACAGTGGGTACCAACATACATGAGGGATGTTTGTTTGGCTGGGATGTCTGCAGGTCAGCGATCTGATAGTGTGAACTCCTTTTTTGACAAGTATGTGCATAAGAAGACCACTGTTCAAGAGTTCCTGAAACAGTATGAAGCAATCCTACAGGATAGGTATGATGAAGAAGCCAAAGCAGATTATGATACATGGAACAAACCGCCAACTTTGAGATCTCCTTCACCTTTGGAGAAGAGTGTCTCAGGGCTGTACACACATGCAGTATTCAAGAAAATTCAAGGTGAGGTTTTAGGTGCAGTTGCTTGTCACCCTAAACGGGAAAGACAAGATGAGACGGGCACCATTTTCAAAGTGCAAGATTTtgaaaagaatgaagatttCATTGTAACATGGAATGAAATGAAGACAGAGGTTTCTTGTGTATGCTGCTTATTTGAATATAAAGGTTATCTTTGTAGACATGCATTGATTGTTCTTCAAATATGTGGCCTATCTGCAATCCCATCTCAATATGTATTAAAACGTTGGACAAAAGATGCAAAGAACCGGCATTTGGTGGGAGAAGATTCCGACATTGTACTGTCCAGGGTGCAAAAGTTTAATGATTTATGTCAACGGGCAATGAAAGTGATCGAGGAAGGAACTCTATCTCAGGAGAGCTACAGTGTTGCATGCCGTGCACTAGAAGAAGCTTTTGGAAATTGTGTGAGTGTAAATAATTCTAGTAAGAGTCTGTTAGAAGCTGGCACATCAGTCACTCATGGCCTGCTTTGCATTGAAGACGATAACCAAAATAGAAGTATGAGCagcaaaacaaacaagaaaaagaatccAACGAAGAAAAGAAAG GTGAACTCTGAGCCGGAGGTTATGGCTGTTGGGGCACAAGACAGCTTGCAACCAATG GAGAAATTGAACTCAAGAGCAGTAACACTTGATGGCTATTATGCTGCCCAACCGAATGTGCAAGGAATG GTACAATTGAATCTAATGGCACCTACGCGGGATAACTACTATGGGAATCAACAGACCATTCAGGGGCTT GGACAACTGAATTCTATAGCTCCAAGCCATGATGGTTATTACAGTGCGCAGCAAAGCATGCATGGGCTG ATGGATTTTTTCAGAACACCAACTGGTTACGCTTATGGAATTCGG GATGACCCCAACGTAAGAACCGCTCCATTGCATGAAGATGCATCCAGACATGCTTAA